A single window of Hyla sarda isolate aHylSar1 chromosome 2, aHylSar1.hap1, whole genome shotgun sequence DNA harbors:
- the ELF1 gene encoding ETS-related transcription factor Elf-1: MATVVQPNELVFEFASNVMADDHQLDDPSIFPAVIVEHIPNADLLHSYSGLTCVDDPIDMINENSLDVAEEQIIEDDDLTLTVEASCQNGDETMETIEAAEALLNMDSPDALLDEKRLANIFGTSEDELIVTPITHVSVTVDGIPEVMEIHQNLYQEPVESPPDEQPKRKKGRKQKTTRPESPTTTPNISVKKKSKDGKGNTIYLWEFLLALLQDKATCPKYIKWTQREKGIFKLVDSKAVSKLWGKHKNKPDMNYETMGRALRYYYQRGILAKVEGQRLVYQFKEMPKDLIYIDEEDSSSAEYSGNQHSPLSTPNRNQARASKVALNAGPKGSTATVVKSPKSPKMKELEEHSQQQLTLLPSDMLRTVSPSHPPHPTQLFRTVHVMPGQGMPDQGLTCTIQNDTMSPVQTIRTIQSPGQVPVVVSPGSQQLHTVTLQTVPLTTVITSTDPTAPAGSQKFILQAIPSAQPMTVLKDNMLLHPQRDGSPPASIVLSSSQVQQVLNGNVHGLCNGTVSVPSSPSFSATTPVMTFSTSTSPLLNQTPGTVITSVIKSPESKQTLLFSTSDQDPEETAEQTEQKYQPPCVLVVSSPNGYPAHMEIKKENDPWEFDSN; the protein is encoded by the exons ATGGCTACCGTCGTGCAACCAAATGAGCTGGTGTTCGAGTTTGCAAGTAATGTCATGGCAGATGACCATCAG CTTGACGACCCTTCAATCTTCCCGGCCGTCATCGTAGAACACATTCCAAATGCAGATTTACTGCACAGCTACTCGGGGTTAACGTGTGTGGATGATCCCATTGACATGATCAATGAGAACTCTCTGGATGTAGCAGAGGAGCAGATCATAGAAGACGACGACCTCACTCTTACAG TTGAAGCTTCTTGTCAAAATGGCGATGAGACCATGGAAACAATTGAAGCTGCTGAAGCACTTCTCAATATGGACTCTCCAGATGCGTTATTGGATGAGAAAAGATTAG CTAATATATTTGGAACTTCTGAAGATGAGCTGATCGTCACTCCGATCACACACGTGTCCGTCACCGTAGATGGAATTCCGGAGGTGATGGAGATCCATCAGAACCTGTATCAAGAGCCGGTAGAATCGCCTCCAGATGAGCAGcctaaaaggaaaaaag gcagaaaacaaaaaactactcgccctgagtcccccaccactactCCAAATATATCTGTGAAGAAGAAAAGCAAAGATGGGAAAG GTAATACCATTTACCTTTGGGAATTCTTGTTGGCTTTGCTTCAAGACAAAGCTACCTGTCCAAAGTACATTAAGTGGACACAGAGAGAAAAAGGCATCTTCAAACTGGTGGATTCCAAAGCTGTTTCTAAGCTGTGGGGCAAGCACAAAAACAAGCCTGACATGAACTATGAAACAATGGGGAGAGCACTCAG GTATTATTACCAAAGAGGTATTTTAGCAAAAGTGGAAGGCCAACGTCTTGTCTATCAGTTCAAAGAAATGCCAAAGGATCTCATATACATTGATGAGGAGGACTCGAGCTCTGCAGAATACTCAGGAAATCAGCATTCTCCACTTTCTACTCCCAATCGAAACCAAGCACGGGCATCTAAAGTAGCTCTAAATGCTGGACCAAAAGGTAGCACAGCCACTGTTGTAAAGTCACCCAAGTCTCCGAAAATGAAAGAACTAGAGGAGCATAGCCAGCAACAGTTGACTTTGTTACCATCTGATATGCTAAGGACTGTGAGTCCTTCTCATCCACCTCACCCAACTCAGCTTTTTCGGACAGTCCATGTAATGCCTGGACAGGGTATGCCTGATCAAGGCTTAACATGCACCATTCAAAATGATACAATGTCTCCTGTACAGACTATCAG AACGATCCAGTCTCCAGGCCAGGTGCCAGTTGTGGTGTCACCCGGCAGTCAACAGCTGCATACTGTAACACTCCAAACAGTGCCTCTCACCACAGTCATAACAAGCACAGACCCCACCGCACCAGCAGGGTCACAGAAATTTATACTTCAAGCCATTCCTTCGGCACAGCCGATGACCGTACTCAAGGATAACATGTTGCTACACCCTCAGAGAGACGGCTCGCCTCCAGCATCCATTGTCCTGAGCTCCAGCCAGGTTCAGCAAGTTCTCAATGGCAACGTTCATGGTCTTTGCAATGGAACAGTAAGCGTGCCTTCATCTCCATCCTTCAGTGCAACCACTCCAGTTATGACCTTCTCAACAAGCACTTCGCCTCTGCTTAACCAGACTCCGGGCACGGTCATCACATCAGTTATCAAATCCCCAGAGTCCAAACAAACACTTCTTTTTTCCACCAGTGACCAGGACCCAGAGGAGACAGCTGAGCAAACTGAGCAGAAATATCAGCCTCCATGTGTCCTGGTGGTATCAAGTCCAAATGGATATCCAGCCCACAtggaaataaaaaaggaaaacgaCCCATGGGAATTTGACTCAAATTGA